The region ATAATCTTTCGGAAGGGCTCACAAAACCCGAGTGGTCTTTGCTGCTGATTATGCGATCTGTCCGATGTCCGTCCCATGTTGGAGATGGCGGCACCTGCTACTACTAATCAATTGCCTGCTGTGTTTTGTCGTTTGTCTGCCTGTATTCGCGTTTGTGATATTGTGTGGCCTTGCGTGTGTgttgataaagaaaaaaaaaccgttaaTTAAAGCCACCTAACTGCATCCGATTGGCACGGTATACGTGTGAATCGAGAGGAATCGAAAGTAAATCCCTCAATCGTCCCCTTCCCCATTCCACTTCCGGTCGATAGTAAATCACGAATTGTGAGCGGCACCGTGCAGACGGTACAGGGTAAGCTGTACAAGTATGCCGTCGAGTTCGagctggccggtggtgtgccGAAAGTGTGTAAACTGTCAGCCTGGGAGCGGCCCTGGCTGGAGAAAAGCAACCCAACGGAAGCCTACCACTACACCGTACGATGTCCAaccgagcaggagcagcagcatgctcgCAAACGGCGTCACGCGAAGAAGGTTGGCAGCTCGAACGAGCTGACGGCCGAGGAGCTTAAAAACCCGGCACACCATGATCGCATCAAGGCCGGTCTGGTGTCGTACAATACGGAACGATCGAAGAGCTATACGTAAGTGAGCAATTGGGAACCGGATTTGCGCCATTTCCATTACCAGTTTACGTTTTTTTAacgtctttctctctcacaagTGACTTTGAAATACTGGCCGGTTCGATGCAGCAGACGGTTGGCTCGCTATACAAGTACACCTTCCGCGTAACCACCGAGCCCGATGTCGTGTGCAAAATCTCGATCTGGGAGCGCGTTTGGCTGGAAACGCAGGAGCAGCGAAAGTATATCGTCCGCTGTACCGGTGATGATCTCACGGAGACAACGGAACAGCAACCGGAAACGCGGAAACGCTCCGTACGGTCACTCAAAATCGACGACGAAGCGTACGTGCGGCGTCAGTTCGAAAAGTTTAAGTTGCATCACCAGCGCGAGTACGCTAGCTCGTTCGAGCACGAGATGCGCTACAACATCTTCCGCAACAATCTGTACAAGATCGATCAGCTGAATCGTCACGAGCGCGGTACCGGCAAGTACGGTGTGACCAAGTTTGCCGACATGACGACGGCCGAGTATCGGGCGCATACGGGGCTGATTGTGCCGAAGCAGCACAGCAACCATATCCGCAATCCCATGGCAACGGTTTCCTCGGAGCGTACCAGCCTGCCGGACTCCTTCGATTGGCGTGACCATGGTGCGGTGACGGGTGTGAAGAATCAGGGTAATTGCGGTTCCTGTTGGGCGTTTAGTGCCATCGGTAACATCGAAGGGTTGCACCAGATCAAGACGAAGAAACTGGAAGCGTACTCGGAGCAGGAGCTGATCGATTGTGACACCGTCGACAATGGCTGCAACGGTGGCTACATGGATGATGCGTTCAAGTGAGTGAACGGCTATCGATCAACGAATGTATTCTCGGTTCTAAACCCCATTTCTCCTTCCCCAGAGCAATCGAGACGCTGGGTGGTCTGGAGCTTGAAGACGAGTACCCGTACCAGGCGAAGGCACAGAAGACGTGCCACTTCAACAAAACGCTCAGTCACGTGCGCGTGAAGGGTGCGGTCGATATGCCCAAGAACGAAACCTTTATCGCCCAGTACCTGATCGAGAATggtccgatcgcgatcggtctgaacgcgaacgcgatgcAGTTCTACCGGGGCGGTATCTCGCACCCGTGGCATCTGCTGTGTAGCCACAAGCAGATCGATCACGGTGTGCTGATCGTCGGTTATGGCGTCAAGGAGTACCCGCTGTTCAACAAGACGCTTCCGTACTGGACGATCAAGAACTCGTGGGGTCCGAAGTGGGGCGAGCAGGGTTATTATCGCATCTATCGCGGTGACAACTCGTGTGGTGTCAGCGAAATGGCGTCGTCTGCCATTCTTGAGTAGGGTCGGTGGGAATCtggtcatcgatcgattggtctaATGATCGCAACCACTGGGCAGCTAACTGTAAGAAAGATTTTACTTGCGTTTATTCATCATTTTGTAATACTCTAATTTGATAGCATGTCTATTGACCGCTCTTCCTATTCGTCTTCTTATACTCGGCCTAGTGTGAGGCCTCaatgaaaaggaaataaaagtaaatattCCAATACCCCTTCCGACGTCTTCCAATGGGGCATTCCGAACAGTTACACTATATAGAACCTTCCGAGTGCCTGATGCTTTTACTTGTACTCCATCAACCTCAACAGCAGCGCTCTAAGCTTCCTCGATTCCAGCCCGATGGTCGGTGCATGATCGGCCGAATCTTCCAGCGGGCCCGTCAGCACGGACGGAATGGTTAAACCGTACGCCTCGCAGGCCCGCAGAAAGTTCAGCGTTTCTTGCAACGCGATCGAGGGCAGCACGATCGTCTGCTTGGCCATACCGGTCAGCAGCCCTAGCACGCACCGTTTCACGTGTATCCAGGTGTCCGCACACAACCTCGCACCCGAGCCACCGTCGAGAGCGTGCGCGATCCGTGACAACCCGAACTCGTAGTTGTTCTTGGCGCAGTACAGCGTACCGATGACAAGATTTACGATGCACAGATGCAAACACTGACCGGCCGCATTACCCTTACGCTCCTCGGCTCGCTCCACCTTACGCATCagctcttccgcttcctcgTTCTGAGATGTCATGATGTAGGCTACGCACAGATTCGCCAGTACCGAGGCCGGGATCGACAGAATTTCGTCGTAGTTTTGTCGTACGATCGGTTCATAGAAGGCGGCCGCCTCCTTGTAGCGATCACCGCGCATGAACAGCACGTGCGCTGCGTGCAGACGCCAGGAGGGCGTCTCCGAGCAGAACTCTGCGCTGGCCCGGAACTCTCGCTCGGCCCCCTGAAAGTCATCCATACGCCACGGTATCCAGGCACGGGCCATCGCCACCGGAAGGTAGCTTTCGAGTGCTGCCTCGTACTCGCGCAAAGCCATACGGAGCGCATTCTGATCGGTGGCCGAACGGCACTCCTGCACCTTGGCCGCCAGTGACCGTAACCGGCCGCCGATGCTGTTGGCCAGCGTGCCCAGCTTCTGTTCCGCTTCTTCCGGTGTCGACTGAGCCGTAATGAGAGCATCCAGCAGATCGTAAAGGTACGGTGAGAGGTACTTGTACGTCAGGTGCGTGTGTTCGGCCAGTATATCAGCGGCCGTATCGTACATTTCATGCttgcagcacagcagcaacagattgGCAAACGTTTCCTGTGGGCAGGTCGGTGGTCCTAGCTCGAGCAGAAAGGCCAACCGACGTAAACCAGCCCCACCACCGACCGGATCGGTCAGGGCCATGTTGTGAAGCGTCACGGGGtccagttccggttccgagCGAGGGGGCAGATCGGTTAGCGCCTCCCGGGCACCTTCAACtgtggacagagagagagggtgagagagagaaaggaatgcAGTGACAGTCACGTGACCATCACCGGTGCCGCTACTTACGATTGCCCTCCTGATATTCGATGGCCGCTTTAAGATTGAACGCCTGCGCCAATCCCGAGGCGGCCAGTGCAGGTGGATTACCGACACTTCGTGCTCCCCCCTCCGTCTCGGCCTGTGCTCCCACACCGAGCTCCGGATGATTGCGTATTCCACGCTCGACGATCTCGGCGATGTAATTGAGGGCCTGTGAGTTCTCCTTGCGCCGATAGTGACACAGGGCGGCATTGTAGGCCACGTGCGGATTGAATCCACCGGCCTGCAGCGCCGAGACGTAGCGTGCCACGGCATCTTCAAACATACCAGCCTGGTAGAGAAGACAGCCTTCGTCGTTCTTTGTGGCCGCTTCCTGACCATTGCCACCGTCTTGGCGCTGCAGCAACAATGACTGAGCGGTCGTGTAATCCTCGTTGCCGTAAGCGATGGCGGACTGTAGTTGGAGTACTTTCTCCTTCAGCTCCGTCGTCTCCAATCCGTTCGCCACGATCTTTTGCGCTTCCTCGAACAGCCCGGCCTGGAACAGGGATTGGGCATAGTAGAGCCGATACTCTTGCACATCCGGCACGAGGTTCAGCAGATGTTCGTAGCAATTGGCCGCCTCGATAAAGTCCTGCGTTTGATAGTAGCAATGCCCGAGCAACGATAGGCCGGCTCGCGTGGTGGAGGACTCCGGTATGCCATTCAGTGTGTTAATGGCCTCGACGAAGCGCTCCTCTTTTATCTGCAAGTTAGGATCGTTATCATTGCATGCATgaattgtttcactttctgctTGCGGCCTACCATCGTGTAGATCGTTCTCGTGTATTCACCATCACGTATGATCATGTTTTGtgaaaacatgtttcaatTGTACTTGTTTCAAAGTAGGCTTTCTCCTGCCGCGACGTAAAtttttctcttgtttgttTGAACCGCAAATTTCCATGGCAACGCTGATGTTTCCTGCTAGTTCAACCACGtgttgcgctggtggtgcaatGGAGTTCAAGATTATAAATTCCTGGCACATCTATTGGTGATTAGGAACGGTTCCGCTGAAAAATCACAtatattttgcataaaatccaTATTTCGGATTTCGACAAGGATTACGAGATTCCAACGCTCCATAGTAACAAATTCAAATCTCGATGATCGATTCGCGAACATCGATTTCGCTATCGCAACTTCAACGACTTCCCTAtcatcacacacacacacaaacacacacaaagcaaaataaacaaaaagggGCAGCTCTGATCTTGTTCTTTGTCCAGCTAGAATTCCACCATCATTTAAAAGGTGAGTCATTCGAGAGCGTTCTCCAATTCCTTAGGTGATAACGGAGTAAAAGATTTGCTGTTTATAGTCCCCCAATACGCGAAGGATGGCAGAGGAACAACCGAAACAGGTTCTTTGTGGTGGCGTGCAAGCCGAGGGCGATCTCCAAAATCCGGAACACGACAAGCGCATCACCACGGCACTGGCCACGACCGATGGCCACTCGGGGAAGTCGTACAAAGTGCACAGCGTCACAAAACAAGTGGTCGCCGGAATGAAGTATGTTTACATCATTTCATTCGAGAACGATGAATCTGACCAAAAGTACGAGATATCGGTGTGGGAGCGACCCTGGCTGAAGGATTCGGCTGAGGCCCAGATCATCACGTTCAAGGAGCACACTCCCAAGCAATAAGCGATAATCTACGATATGCGTATCCTGTAAATTTCATGAAatgcctgttttttttaaatagttttgTGAGTTGGCATGCTATTAAAATGTAATCCATATGTTTGTTAAAAGTGTATACTCACGCTGCGTATTTGTCATGTGTTTGCTATGAATCAGCCATAATTAAAAGAGTGAATCACTAAACTGTCcttgaatttaatttactcAACCGCTTGGCCTTGAGGAATTTTAAACGGAATAAACCCCCTTAACCGAGATGTCTACAGTCTCGCCCAAGGTATGCATAGGCGCTGCCAAAACCTACGTCAATCGCGAACGGCGGCAAAATCgcgtgttttcattttcatggAACGATCGCTGGTTCTGAATTCCCAGAACGTTTTCCATTGCATTTCAGTGCCGTGTAAGTAAAGTCGATATCAAGCATGTTGCGCAAAAAGATGAAACTGGACGATCAGAGCGAGCCCagcccagcaccagcggccggAGAATTCACCCTATCACGCTTTGCCAACACCCCGAAACCTAAACTCACCCACGACATCCACGCTTCACATCTCACATCCAAATTCGAAACGGTAGCAGAGGGTCAACCGGCCGGGATTGTGGCCAGTGGCACTGCGGAACCGTATTGGCAACGAGTGTATCGCATCGAGCTGAAACTGTCGGCGGCCTTACGGAACGTTGCCCTGCCAACCGAGGTGGCCGCCTGCTACGATCCGATCGCTTATGCTGGCGAAATCCATCGCGCATACATGGACCGCTTTCTCGATGGCCCCAAGCACGTGCTGTTCATCGGCATGAATCCGGGACCGTGGGGAATGTGCCAAACCGGGGTGATGATGCTCTTCTTTCGAACATTCCTCATACCGTTGTTGCGCCCGTAGCAAGGCAGAATCATTGATACTAATTGCGCTTTACCTTTCCGTCGTTTCCAGGTTCCCTTCGGTTACGTTCCGGCCGTTCGTGATTGGATGGGATTGCGGGGCACCGTTCAGAAACCCGAAGGTGAACTATCGGTCCGGCCAGTCGAAGGGTTGTCGTGTACGCGCGACGAACAGAGCGGTAAACGTTGGTGGGGTCTATTCGAGGAGCTGTGCGGTGTTCCGGAAGCCTTTTTCCGTTCCTGTTTCGTGTACAATCTATGCCCTCTGGCATTCTTTCACAAGAGTGGTCGCAACATAACGCCAAGCGAGTTAAAGGTACGACTGACAATTGCACCGTTTGACTCATTTAATAACCAAATTCGTCTCGCGATGCCATTTACTGTTTCCAGGGCAACGCTAAAGGTGAAATACAGGCGATTGCCGAGCAGCATCTAGCGGAGGCACTGCAAGTGTTGCAGCCTAAAATCATCATCTCTGTCGGTCGATATACGGAGGATCGTGTGAAGACGCTGATCAAACAGAACAAACTCGACGCAACCGCTATCCGGACGCTCTGCATTGCTCATCCAAGTCCGCGCAGTCTGAACAACACCAACTGGAACGAAAAGGCGAAACGTTGGCTCGAAGACAACGGCATTATGCCATTCCTGAAGCATCAGTCGACACAGTAAACAACAGTACAACACATTCTCCCCTGTAAATTTCAACCTTCTCAACTTCACTCTAATGGATTGCTTTATGGAAGATGCGCTGCATCAGGCACGCCTGGCGAACGATCTCAAGGAAGTCCCCGTAGGGTGTGTCTTCGTGTATGGGCCCGATGAAGGCGATAGTGTGATCATTGCTCGAGGATGTAATTTAGTAAACGAAACAAAGAACGCTACCCGCCACGTGGAGTTCATCTGCATCGACCAGACGCTCGAGTATGCACGAACGCATGGATTCGACCCACCGGAAAGCATCTTTGCCAGTATCAgtgtggtggtgacggtagAACCGTGCATTATGTGTGCGGCCGCCCTGCTTAATCTCGGTGTGCGGGAGATTGTGTACGGGTGTCGCAACGATCGCTTCGGTGGCTCAACCGTGCTCGATGTGGCACGATTACTCAAATCGAACATTCCCATCCGCGGTGGTGTGCGGGGCGAGGAGGCGATGGAACTGCTCAAGGAGTTTTACAAGGGTGAAAACCCATCCGCACCCGTGCCCAAGGCGAGAGCCAGTAAAAAGGCTAGCGGATGATAAACCATAATTTCCTgccatttttctgtttgtttgaatttttacCTGCGATGTATTGATGTTTAACAATCGATGAGgaataaagttttttttcgtatCAAAAATTCACTCCCAGGAAGTCTCATTGTTGTATCCTCGTGTATCCTCATCGGGAAATTGTTGTATTGTTGAGAAGTAGTATGAAAATATTAGGTACAATTAGATCGCGGACGTTGACGttttgttaaacaaaaaaaagcgaatctAGTTTgtaatattattatttcaagaatgttttattttttccttctaCTTTCGTATGACTTTTTagcaaaaaataatgaaaacaaacaaatgttaTCCCATCCTTCCTAGGCTAAGCACAGACGACAAAATGCTGCCTCTGAATCGTACAAAACATCCGCCAATTATCCTCTACCATCCCCCAACCGATTGCACGACTGAGGTGCGGAGGAGGTGTTCAAAGCGCAACTAAAAAGCAGGACTACTACCGCGTTATCGTCGGTTTATCGCACTTCGTTTGGGTGATGATTTCGACACGGGTTGGCTTGCATCTATTCTATGGGTAATGATGGTGGTACACAGTAGTAGGTGGTGAAAGCAGCAAACCATGTAATAACATCTCATCTCCCTTACTTGCGTTCTATTTTCGTTCATGCCAGGATGTTGTCGGGACTCACGAAGAAAGAATGATTTGAAGCGcatcgaaacaaacacatcaaGTGGGACAAAATCTCTTTCCTGTGGATGTGTGTTATTCAAAGGATACACCCTTTGCATCACATCCGCAGACCgtcatagaaaaaaaaacaagaagattGCGCTGACATGAATATGCGgggactcatcatcatcatcaccagtaATCGTCacatgtatgtgtttgtgtctgtttgcgCGTTTTTAACCCGTTCTCGTCGTATGCTTATGCTTATTATCTCGAATCACATTCATCATTATCGCAAACTCTATTACTACTAATGCTagtactactgctgcttctaccACCACTTCATGCTATCGCTGCAGCTACTGTCCTCACACGGCAGCGTGAATATATTCTGcaacaatttaaataattcCCCACCCTTCCCGATGGTGGGAAAAGGGCGGAGGGATTTGCGTTCTCCCCGCCTGCTTCTCACGCGCATCCATTTgtagagaaaagagaaatcaCATGTCATTTGCATTGTCGCCTTGGTTTTgtggttgcttcttctttcttctccttttttttcttcgtgtaTATATGGTTGTTGTATATGGTTGTATATCATAATATACTTTACATTCGCGTTCTTCGCAATTTTGTGtataattttcaatcaattcagCACCTTGCTTCCGTCCTTCCTAGCCttctttttataattttaCCAATTTATCAAATATTCGAATCGttctccttcgcttcgtcgTGTCCACTTCTCGAGGGCGCGGTTATTATTTGCatagtttttgttgattttacgTGGAACacgttttcctatttttatgttgattttaagtttttctttttatattcCCTCCCCTTAATCTTCctccctatctctctttctttctcacacACTCTCTTTCGTGCCAGCCGTTACATTAGCAAACTAGGATGCAAGCACGCTTGCTTCACTCCTGCAATGCTTTTGATCGATTTCAACGATGTTTCGCCTACTCTATCCACAAGCGCATTCTTTTAGGAACTCGATAACTcgatattcctttttttattaaaacatccctttttcaccttttttcttctttgcggCTATCATATCACTCACGCTTACAATTGTCGAGAGATCCATTGGCTTCCGTTTCCACGGGGCCGAGCCTTAGTAAAGCTTTTCcattaataaaaaacaattacGCAAAGTAGGCGAGTGCACGTGAAAGGAACCGTCGTTGTTCGAGGCTTGCTATGCTGTGCTTATTACTTTCAAATATTGAAAGTTATGCTCTTCCATCCAGCCTGCTTAGCCATCCCGTCATTGGTAATGTTAACCACATAAAAAGAGACccagcaaagagagagagagaaagggtacGTACGgtagaaataaaatattaatcgCTGCAACACAAGGCAGCTTGAAATTaaaggaaattaaacaaaacaaaacgacgtTACCACTACTGCCGCCCTACTCCACCATCAGCGGCGGTCGTGGAGAGAGAGCAGGATTCTCTTCCCCATTCACAAACCTCAACTGTTCGTCCCCAATCAAGTCATCCTCATTGTCATCGTCCGCGACATCATCGCTTGAGCTGGGATCATCTTGTTCACCGTCGACCTCACCGTGGTTACCATTGGCCATCCCATTGACTCCACCACCGTTCATGTGACGATAGGCCGCCGAGTGTCGAGAGGCTCCGGCCATTAGTCGAGGTTCCACTGCCATCGGTTCGTCGTTTTCCGGTTCGCTCATGCTGCtcgcgctgctactgctgctactgctcgagctgctgctcttgccACTGTTGTTCGAGCTTGTCGTACTGGAACTGTCCGCTTCACTGtcctcgctggtgctggcgtcCATACGCTGCGCATCACCTCCACCGGCCACATCCATCCGTTCCAAAACTGGTGCTCCATAGCGCGGAGAAGACTTTGCCGATAGCACGAGTCGGTTCGTGTGTTCCAGCTGACGACGTAACTCTGACGAGtggggaaaagcaaaaacgtgCAAAACACTCAGTTCAACTGTCATttcaaatcaaagcaaccgcATCATTCGGATCTAAGTAACCCAATGCCGTACTTACCATAGTTTTCTTTCGTCAGTTCCTGCACACGCAGTTCCAGCCGCCTTTCTTTGGAAATGCTACCACCGTCTGCCTCGGTCGCACCActgctaccagcaccaccagcaccaccaccaccgacactgttaccaccatcggcatcggattTACCACGGCCGGAACCGACACCACCCGCGCTGAGTGCATTCAAACGGCGCGTCACCTGCTCATGATCGACCATCAGCTTGATGTACTCCTGTATGAGCTCGGGGTGGCTCAAGTTTTCGAGCTGCTCGCACCGCTCCTTCTCGTAGACGACGGAGAAGTCCTTGGTAAGGAAatcctcttcgtcctctgGTAGTgagtaaaaataattttcttctgAATCGATCGACAAACTGGAATCGCGCGTTCTACCTGAGGGCGTGAGCACTTGCGGCATGTGGTCCTCCATCAGGAAGCGGTTCGTGTTGTATGGCACCAGCGGTGGGTGATCGGATTGCATGAAGGGCGAGTAGCGGCGGGCGGCCGCCAGCAGGTACTTCACGCGTCGCTCATTGTTGCTGGAATGGTACTTCCACTGGGTGGCCCGGCTGTACGAGACGTTCGTCGAGCTCGATTTGCCGCGCTTCGACTTCCTGCGGCGCCGCTTGCGCCTGCTGGTTCCGCTCACCACCGGAGTaacggcgccaccaccactctgctgctgctggttgcttttgttgttgccattgttgAAGCCGCTGCTGCCGTCCTTGGTGCGAAGTGGAGTTGaaccacggtccacggtctgCTTGTTGCcctcgacatcgacatcgacgttTGTTGGATCCGCCACCGATCCGGTGGCAGGTACACGGCAACGGTCGTCCGTCAACGGCGGAAGACCACCACCTTCAATTTGGACACTAGCGCCGCCATCGGTCCTGGTGGCGCTCATCGGTACTGCTACCGTGTCGGTCGTGCCATCCTGCTCAcccactactgctgcttcgtcgGGGTGTCGGCGCAAAAAATGCGTACTTTCTACCTGCTCCATGCTACTTTCTAGCGACATTTTGTACTTTATCGATCACTGAAACTTGCCGTAACTTAAAAATGTCAATTCAAATATGCACTCCTTAGCAACATTCACGCGAAATCTGGCaaacactttgcactgtgcTCAACATTGGATTTCTGTTTTCGCCCGTCGCCATCTTCAAATCTCGCTCCgtttcactcactcacggCGCTTTTCGAATTGCGCCGACTCTCCTGCTCCCACTCCTGCCTGCGCTAgatctacctctctctctctcgtgcgctccTGCGCTACCAAGACCGTACGTGCCGATATGTGCCTCGCTTTGATCGCAGCACAGGGTTGAAGCGGGCAGATGGCACCGTTGCTAATCAGATTCACTTTTTGATTCGCTAAATTATTCCGTCACTTTTCACCTTATTTTCACCGTACTGTAGTCCTTTGAGTACTTTTATTCACCgaaatttatttttcctccttcctagCACTAACCTCGCGCAGGATACAACCCTGACCCTCCCTGACTTGGGTACGCCAAATCTCATCCAAGAAGATGCTCGTCTCGAGTTGTCTCGTGCGCTGAACAGCTGTGCGATGTGCTCGTGTTGTTGGCTCTTTTCAAAATGGCGTGTGGCGGCTCGACCACGGCTCCGTTCAGCTCGTCGCAGCGGGCCAtcgtcctttctctctcacactccctctttgcttctctttttcgcttcagTGCGGTTATGCTGCGCCCAGCCGACCACTcaggtgtggtgtgtgcaacCACGGGACACTCTCGCTTACACTTCACATCgtcctctctcgctcactaCTGCAAGGCAAGCCGACTAAGACCGGTGACGTCAAAACTGGCAGCGTATACCCACTGTTGGGCTGCGACTCAGCTCGCGGAACGAGGTGGAGGTATTTTTTGTTCCCtcgtttttttcgctctctctctctcctctctttaCCCTCGTTCGTTCTTCCCTTTGTCCTCCTTAGCGCCGTCTCTCTCGCCCCTTCGTCCCTGCCGCTCCCTGCAACCACGGTCAAGCTGAACAAACCATGGTTCCGCAGCCTCAAGACGACCGGAGGAGTGCTTGGATGTGCGCGGTACGAAATCGTTTTAGAACAACACCAGACCCCCCCGCTCCATCATCATGGTTACCGATGGACGGAGCAGGCGAGAAAGCTCCATGATGTCGCAACTGGCGGACGAGTGGATGAGACCAAACACCTTATTTGCCTTGGGTTGGATGCAATTCTCGGCGACTGCCCCATGAGCGTGAGCAGAACACGCTAAGCATGGTGTAGTCCTGTAATCAATTATCGCGCAATTATTGTGCACAAATTCAACCACGAAAGGTGGACAAAAGACGAACATGTGAAATGTTCAAACATAACAGAACatagcgaaaaacaaaaaaaaaacggctcgACGACCTCTCGACCGCTGCGGGTGGATTTGAACCGCGGTCGTGTATGACACAATTTCACCAACACATGGCTTGGCTCTTCTTTTTTAGTCGTCTTTTAAGATAAAcacacacgatgatgatgcgcacgGCGCGGGGTGGAAGGTAGAGGGGGTACCGTGCGAGCGAGGACCTGCTAGTAGCATCGCCGCACATAACTTCGTACGGCCAATAAGGGGGGACGGGTGGAGCGGAAGGGGTGACATTGGACAGTGAATAATGTCCAAAGGATTCGCGCGGCTAAGAAACTGCTAATGGGACAAGGTTGAAGCGAGCCCCCTGCTCCGCTCCACCGTCTCCATCCTCAAACCTcattcctctcctcctccgccaAAAGGGATACGGTGCTTCGCGACGAGCAATTGATAAAGGAATGATAAGGAAAGACGCAAAATCTAGGCGATGATTGACTAGTCCCGATCCGCCAGCACGAGACCTCGCTTATTGTTGTTGTCCCGTAGCGTTCCGTGTATGCGGCGTGGTTtatcaggtttttttttcttttttttcctcacacatttttttaatacGTGTTTAGGATACCCCGGAACGCATCTCGCACGAAGATAACACTTTCGCTTGGCCCCGTGGAGAGAGAAGGGAGCCCCGCTGCAACCATCATCCTGTTGTTTGGGCGGGTGGAGCGACGAAGCATCGAAGCAAGCGGGGTGCACCCGAGTGATTGAGAAGAAGTAGGCATGAGCGAGAGCAGGCAAGCATGCACACGTGCTCGAGTGTGAGAGTGAGAGGCAAGAGTGGCGAAACGAGAGTTTTCGTCGATGACGAGAGCGAATAAGCACGAGAGGTGGAGTGCTGCGTGAAAGAACGAGAAGGAGTAATTGCCTTTATCGCTTGCCGAAGCCGGTGGCCGCACatgagaaagacagagagagagagagagagagagatagtgatgaagagtgagcgagcgaggtgatTCGGATCTCCGAACGATTTTGGATGCGGATGGTTCTAGGAACGGTCCAGGATAGATCGAACCCCCCACACCCATTCCGCCAG is a window of Anopheles aquasalis chromosome 2, idAnoAquaMG_Q_19, whole genome shotgun sequence DNA encoding:
- the LOC126572192 gene encoding tetratricopeptide repeat protein 30 homolog, with the translated sequence MFSQNMIIRDGEYTRTIYTMIKEERFVEAINTLNGIPESSTTRAGLSLLGHCYYQTQDFIEAANCYEHLLNLVPDVQEYRLYYAQSLFQAGLFEEAQKIVANGLETTELKEKVLQLQSAIAYGNEDYTTAQSLLLQRQDGGNGQEAATKNDEGCLLYQAGMFEDAVARYVSALQAGGFNPHVAYNAALCHYRRKENSQALNYIAEIVERGIRNHPELGVGAQAETEGGARSVGNPPALAASGLAQAFNLKAAIEYQEGNLEGAREALTDLPPRSEPELDPVTLHNMALTDPVGGGAGLRRLAFLLELGPPTCPQETFANLLLLCCKHEMYDTAADILAEHTHLTYKYLSPYLYDLLDALITAQSTPEEAEQKLGTLANSIGGRLRSLAAKVQECRSATDQNALRMALREYEAALESYLPVAMARAWIPWRMDDFQGAEREFRASAEFCSETPSWRLHAAHVLFMRGDRYKEAAAFYEPIVRQNYDEILSIPASVLANLCVAYIMTSQNEEAEELMRKVERAEERKGNAAGQCLHLCIVNLVIGTLYCAKNNYEFGLSRIAHALDGGSGARLCADTWIHVKRCVLGLLTGMAKQTIVLPSIALQETLNFLRACEAYGLTIPSVLTGPLEDSADHAPTIGLESRKLRALLLRLMEYK
- the LOC126571041 gene encoding cystatin-like protein, with the protein product MAEEQPKQVLCGGVQAEGDLQNPEHDKRITTALATTDGHSGKSYKVHSVTKQVVAGMKYVYIISFENDESDQKYEISVWERPWLKDSAEAQIITFKEHTPKQ
- the LOC126571024 gene encoding single-strand selective monofunctional uracil DNA glycosylase, coding for MLRKKMKLDDQSEPSPAPAAGEFTLSRFANTPKPKLTHDIHASHLTSKFETVAEGQPAGIVASGTAEPYWQRVYRIELKLSAALRNVALPTEVAACYDPIAYAGEIHRAYMDRFLDGPKHVLFIGMNPGPWGMCQTGVPFGYVPAVRDWMGLRGTVQKPEGELSVRPVEGLSCTRDEQSGKRWWGLFEELCGVPEAFFRSCFVYNLCPLAFFHKSGRNITPSELKGNAKGEIQAIAEQHLAEALQVLQPKIIISVGRYTEDRVKTLIKQNKLDATAIRTLCIAHPSPRSLNNTNWNEKAKRWLEDNGIMPFLKHQSTQ
- the LOC126571034 gene encoding tRNA-specific adenosine deaminase 2, whose product is MDCFMEDALHQARLANDLKEVPVGCVFVYGPDEGDSVIIARGCNLVNETKNATRHVEFICIDQTLEYARTHGFDPPESIFASISVVVTVEPCIMCAAALLNLGVREIVYGCRNDRFGGSTVLDVARLLKSNIPIRGGVRGEEAMELLKEFYKGENPSAPVPKARASKKASG